In the Leishmania infantum JPCM5 genome chromosome 8 genome, cgtacaccAACAGGAGAAACGCCCATGCGAACATAAAGGTGCTGGCTCTCGCATACTGGCTAGGCCGAGTGCCGGGAGGCATCACCGGCATCCGTctgcgcgcggtgcgcggcacaggcggtgcggcacgcgCCCGCATGCCCTCAGgtctcctgctgctctgattgcctgcgcgcctggagcgctggtggcggcggcgcacattCGATGGTgccgtccccccccctcccctaccggccagcgccgtcaccgggCCTACGGCACGGCGCGGTTGTCAAGCCGATGGACAGTGCGACCTAGCCGCTGGTGACGGGCACTGGCGAAGGGGGAGCTCTGCGTGGCACCTGAGGGCATTGTGGCGCGGGGGCCGCCGAGGAAGCTGCACCACAGCGCGaggctgctggagcgcgtgAGCCgcgttgcgcgcgcgcttgtggTGCGTTGCGTCCTCGCGACGAGCCTGCGCGCctgccggcggcagcagcagcggccatgAACCACGAACCGCCACCGAGACCCCCTCCAAGGCCGCTCGGTGATCCcggggcgtgtgtgtgctcgcgaCGGCCGGCGGGGGGCCCTCGCCGTGAAGcgcaaggacgaggaggcggcggtggtgcgcagtGTGCCTGGGCTGGTGGTGCCGTCGCATCCCCGCATCGTCGCCttcagcggtggcgctggcgtgtgcggcCGTTGTCTGTGCCATCTCGCCATGGAGGGGTGCCCACTGCGTCGCTCAGCATGGCGACCGCtgggctgcggcgcctcgaCTTGTGCATGACTGCCGTGTTCAGCCGCGAGCAGGCGTTCGcccacacgcagcacaccaTCGACGCTGCTAGCCTCCACCACTTGGTCGGCATCTCACGGCAACGACGTGGGCGAGCTGTTTGCCGCCGTGCATCAAGGCCGCGTGTGGGCGGCAAGGTGTACGAATGGGAAACTGTTgaaggcagcgcggcagctgcaggagacgtgtgccggccgcgcgcagcttcgtTCCGCTCCGCTGCGCATTTCcccggtgctggtggcggtggacgcGCGGGGAGATGAGGAGGTGATGGGGAAGGGCGGGTGGTGGAtctgtgcgagcgcgtgggtgtcggggtggaggggagtGTGCACTGATGGAGGGGCACCCTCACGTGCTGCGACCGgcacccccgccctcctcgccccatcgcgcgcacaccggggggggaggggggtcgctgctgctcacatCCCCTGCTCTCTGGCGACCCTCCTCATTGTTGTGGTGCagggctgccgcggtgcggtGTCCGTGTGTTTTCCGTCGGTCTGCGCCCGGCGTGTCTCTCCCTGTGGTCCTGCAATGAGCGGGAtgcgcggtgacggcgcggcgccggtggtgtcggcggattgtcgcggcggtgccgcctgtGAGGGCcgcgacgatggcggtgtgtttgcgtgctgctgtctccTCCCACGGTGCTGTGATCGATGTGTCTTCTGCTGTCGGGCCctagggagggggggggggcggcaggCAGCGCCATCTGCCCTCTCCGCTTGGGCGCCGTCTctcgcgcctctgcctctctccttcgttGCCGGTGCGGCTCGCCGCACATCCACTGGGCTCCCGTCCTGATCCTTcttgcttgtgtgcatgtcaTCAAGTGGCCCACCTGCTCCCGCTGCGCACGCCTCGCAGTCCCACTTGCCTGTCTCCTCACgactgcctccctccctcaccccgatctctctctctcctcgcctcctttCACTCTTGCTCGCGTGGCGCatccgcccaccccctctcacaacgcacgcgcacaaacaaaCGCCGAcaacgtgcacgtgcacgtgcaacaacaacaataatatacgtatatatacctgtttgtgtgtgtgtgtgctgccaaggctctccctcgctgtcTTCGGCTTGCACCCCCGCGTTCCCCTCGCCAGCGTCACTGCGCGATCTCGACTCCCCTGCCGTGTGTCCCCGTGTGTGCCTCCGCTGTGCCTCTCTCAGAATTCCGCCGTGGGCCTTCGAAGATGGCGTACCCGGTCGGTATTATTCTCTACGCGATCCTCCAGTTCATCGCGTTCCTCTTCGTGCTGGTCGGTACGCCGATCGACATGTTCCGTGGCACCACCAAGGACCTGTTCAACATATCACTGTGCATAACCCTGTGGGGTTCAAAGTTCGAGTGCAACACCATCATGTACGCCATGCCCACCGACGACCAGTGGAAGTTTTGCCCGACCCGCCTCCAGCATTTCCGCATAGGCCAGATTTTGTCCATCATCTCCGTCTTCGTGTACGCccttgcggcgctgctcggcttcattatgctgtgctgctgctctttgcTCCGCTGGCTCTGCCTGGTGTTCAACATCGCTGGCATCGTCACGTTGGGCATCACCTGGGGGTTCATGGTGGTGGAGTACGGTAGGAATGAGAGCAGGTTTTGCCCCCCTCTGCGGAAGGACTACAAGTTTGGGGTCGGCTTTGCTCTTTTCATGGTGGCCTGGGTCCTGAATCTCATCAACATTATCTTCCTGATGCTCCCGTGGCAAATCGGAGAGTCCGGTAAGGGTGACGAACCGGAtgggcaggaggaggaggagtccAAAAAAGCAACGGAGGAGTAGGAAGGAGAGTGCCGCAGGAAGTGACGGGCAaacgtggcggcagcgcggcagctccacgacgacgccctcgtggaggagccggcggagctgatgccggcgggaAAGACGGAGGGAGCGGAGGCTGCGGACGCTCGCCCCTGACTTTCGCCGGCatctctcccgctctcgctcgctgccctctcgTGCGCGCGACCGCTTGCGGGCGTGTTCGCGGTTTCTCCCTCGCCTGCTTTCGTCTTCTCCTGCGTGTGTCCTTTGTGGGGCtttccgcctcccccttcgctTCTGCCTTTTCGATCTGCACAGCGATCTGCGCGTtgtggtgggcagcgcacCCTTGACGGCGACACGCCCATCGagggccccctccctccccctctgagCCGTCGCCCTCGTTGCCTTCTCCAAatcgcctccccctcacgcacaccgcATGGACTCCTCAAACggagaggtggagggagggggtgtgcgAGGTGCCAcaggtgtggtggtggcaggggcaGGAGCCAAGGAGGCTCACGTGTAGGCGCAGCGGGAAGACAGGAGGGCGGCGTCCGTGCGCCCAGCGGCGACACACAGGTGCATACGCAACGCTAAAGCGAGGCGATTGCAGCTCTGGCTCCTGATCTTTCCTTGCGCCCCATGCACGGcctacgtgtgtgcgcgcacacccgcgcgcgcgcaggtgcgtaGGAGGGGGCACCCCCTTCTTCAGCGAATGCCCCTTCGGCGTCGCCCCTCccttgctgcggcgactcCCCGCGCCCCTCGCGCCCACacggagaaggcggcacCACGACAGGGAAGCCGTCGGGCGCACTCTCGGTCCTCCGCGGGCCAACGACGCGGTcggggtgcgtgcgtgcgcgtgcctcaATATATGCGAAGTCTTTGTTATCTCTTTGCCTTCCGTGtgtcgtttcttttttttcgcttcgctTGTTTGTTTGGTGGCCTCATCACACCgccgagtcctccagacgcGGGTGTAGAGAGTGTCCACACCGTATTAcggcatgccgcggcttgaagcgAGTGAGCGAGAGGCGTGGCATATGCAGGCAGAGCACAGGGTCTCAaagggccctggcctgcggctggccaACGCGACCTCCTTGAGGTCGTCCGGCATGCACCTTGGCCACCGCCTGTTGCCCACACGACTGAcgtcgccgcttccgccctcgagcaggagccTGGACGCGGCCCGCCTGGACCGAGGCATGCCGTCCGCCCGGGTCTCCGTCTGgcgccgcaagcgccgcaCGTACCCGAGGAAGGGACGAGCAAGGGCAAGATGAGCCGGTCAGACGCAGGGCCCCCGGTTGAACGGCAGGCAGTGCGCCCTTGGCGGCCAGGATGTTGCCGTGGTGCAACAGAGGCGTGCGAGCTGTGGTTGAATGCGTATATTTGTCGACGTGTTCGTGGTGGAGCGAGGCGTAGAGGGGTGCCTCGCTGCCACGGGCGGACACGCAAAACGTCAATAGCACATAAcagcaaaacagaaaagggggaatgcacgcgcgcgcgcacgcacgcggacgACAATGCAGACGTCCTCGATTTTGCTTGCTCCTCCGAAGGCTCCGCATGCCGGCTCCGCCTGGGACGCcacggcgtgtgtgcgtgtgtgcgtgcgcccttccccttttcctttcttccctCGCCTTGTCTTTTGTTCTGTACGGTGCCTTCCTCGAGCGTTTCTGATCATTTCGTTCTCGCCTCCGTGTCTTCCGCTCGCCGAGGTCTTTGCTGcggccagcggcgcggctgtgctatgcgcgtgcgcctgcatgcCGGCATATGTGTCGTTATGTGCGCatacgcgtgcgtgtgcgcctcctggCGACGCAGCCTCCTTGTGCACCCATTCCTCCTCAcctgcccctctcttctctgctgcaCCTTCGCGCTTGCCTCATGGGTGCTTGTTGGCGAAGCACGATGATGAGCGGCAACGCAGAGGTGAACGCCAagacgcgcacgtacaccAACAGGAGAAACGCCCATGCGCACATAAAGGTGCTGGCTCTCGCATACTGGCTAGGCCGA is a window encoding:
- a CDS encoding amastin-like protein, giving the protein MAYPVGIILYAILQFIAFLFVLVGTPIDMFRGTTKDLFNISLCITLWGSKFECNTIMYAMPTDDQWKFCPTRLQHFRIGQILSIISVFVYALAALLGFIMLCCCSLLRWLCLVFNIAGIVTLGITWGFMVVEYGRNESRFCPPLRKDYKFGVGFALFMVAWVLNLINIIFLMLPWQIGESGKGDEPDGQEEEESKKATEE